The nucleotide sequence CCGATTGTGTCAATAACCTGGCCAATGAACTCGCGTTCCAGAATGACGTGCAACGACTGCGGGCTCAAATGGTGCAACTTCTCAAGGAAGAAGGTGATCCCCGAGTCCTGGGAACCTTTGGCGAACTTGAGCAATATCAATATGTCGGCGGACGGGGCAAAGGTTACGAAACGTGGCTCCGCCGCCAGGAAGAGACCGTTCTGAAATCCCTTCAGGAAACATTGAACGCGAACGGATCGAAAGAGCCTGCACCGCAAAAGTCGTCCGCTAAATAACTGGCTGAAGGCGGCGCAGTCAACGTTACGATTGGGGGTCGCAAAATCCGGCCCGAAATCTTCGGCTCAGGCCAGTGAAACGATCTTCGAGGTCGTTTCACTGGCCTATTTCTGTCCCTTGCCGATGCAGTAAAGAGATCTGTTTGAACGAACGAAGAGTTGAGCGTTCACGATGGCTGGCGTGGCGTTGAAGTCACTCTCATCATCGTTGAACTGATTCCGGGCCAGTAGCTCGTATTCCGGCCTGGCATCGAGCACCAGCATTCCCGCCCAACGGCACTGAACGTAAATTCGTCCCGCCGCGACGACTGGTGACGCATAGACTGGCCGCCCCCCCGCTTCGAATTCCGCCACACGCTCGCGATAGATCTGATCTCCCGTCGTTGCGTTGATACAAAATGCCTGACCCCGATCGTCGATCCAGTAGAGATGATCTTCAAACAGGACTGGTGTCGCGACGTAGGAACTGCTGCGACTGGTCCACAGAATTTCAGGCGTCGCCGCTTCGTCAACGGGATCAATCTTGATTGCGAGACTTCCCGCGGATCGAAAGCCACCGAAGATGTAAATGGTCTGTCCGTTCGTGATGACACTGGGGCAGATGGTTCCTGTCAAATCGTGATCAAGGTGCCAGCGTTTCTCACCCGTCCTGGGATCGATCCCCCATGCCTCTCCAGGGAGGGCCATCACCAGGTCTGTCCGCGACTCGCTCAACTTCACCAGCCCCGGCGTGCCGTAGGCAAGCTCCAGCGCTTCACTTTCGACCTTCCAGACTTCACTGCCGGTCGACTGATCCAGGGCTCGCAGGGAACGACTCTCTTCAGCGGCGTTCACGATGACAAGATTCTCGTAGAGGATGAGACTTGCCCCCGATCCCCAGCGGCGAATGCTTGATTCACTTCCGACAAGGGTCTGCCAAAGCAACTTCCCGTCGCGATCGAAGGCGACAACACCTGCCTTGCCAAAGAAGCAGAACACCCGTTCGCCGTCGGTGACCGGAGTGCTACTGGCGTAACCATGTTCAGAGATGTAGCCCTGAAAAGGATCTTCCGGCAGTGTGCCGGCCACGGTCTGACTCCAGACCAGACTTCCCTGGTCGCGATCGAGACATGTCACGTGACGCGTCAACCGTTGAATGTCGCCGCCTTCTTCTCCCGGAAGCCCGTAACCTGTGTAACTCGTCACATAGACTCGGTCGCCATGAATGACGGGACTGGACGATCCGGGTCCCGGAAGCTCGTACTTCCAGCGAAGGTTTTTGGTCGCGCTCCACTCCCGCGGAAGATCCGCCTTGCTGTCCGTTCCAGAGCCATTTGGGCCGCGAAACTGGGACCAGTCCTCAGCGCTGGAAAAGTGGCCGCTGGCGGCGAGAACGAACAGGGCGACAGGAGCCCAAAAAGAACTGTGGCTGCGTGCGGCCATATCCATGCCTCGTCCCTTCAAGAGAGATGATTGCAGTGGCGGCAGAGTTTGCCTGGCGCCACTACCTTTCGGATGGGGGTAATGTAGCACACTTCAGGAAGGAACCGACTCGCGATTCAGTTGCGATCAGATAACAGGGCAGGTCCCTGGGCTTTTACGGATCACGACGTCCATTGCCGAGAGGATTTTTGTTACAGAACGGACTGAGAGTCTTCGAGCAAGTCTCTGCCAAGGCGAGTTCTCGTAATTGCATATCGCGGCTTTGTATTTGCGATCGACGTCTCCCCACATGACCTGAGTTCGATTTGTGTCATCGCTCATCCTTCGGGAACAGCGGGGAACTGCAACGTTGATTCGTGTTGGTTATGAAATCTCCTTTCAGTCTCCACAGCCCGCTCCCATGATTGTCCTGCTCTCCATCCATCCGGAACGATTACCGACGATCCGCAAGTCCGAACAACCCCGTGTCACCCCGTTAGTGCGCGCAACGGAATACATCGACCGCTTTGGCAACCGCTGCAGCCGACGGGTCGCTCCTCAGGGAAGGATTGCTTTTTCCTTCCAATGAGGCGATCGTGGAAGAGAGTGGACGGCCCGCCCTGCAAGTCCTGAATGCGACTCAGGCCGCAGTCGAAGATTTCCCCAGCGACGCACAGTACCTGCTGGCGAACCGCTACTGCGAAGTCGATAGCGTGACTTCATCCATCACTCGAGACAGGGAAGCGAATCCCATTCGATCGGGACACGGTTCGCGCAATCGGGTAGGAGGAGGGGTTACCCCCTCCGTCCTCCCACACCACCGGACGTACTCATCGTATCCGGCGGTTTCTAAGATGGTTGTAAATCGGCGTGCCTTTGGGTCAGGAAGACG is from Schlesneria sp. DSM 10557 and encodes:
- a CDS encoding PQQ-binding-like beta-propeller repeat protein; this encodes MDMAARSHSSFWAPVALFVLAASGHFSSAEDWSQFRGPNGSGTDSKADLPREWSATKNLRWKYELPGPGSSSPVIHGDRVYVTSYTGYGLPGEEGGDIQRLTRHVTCLDRDQGSLVWSQTVAGTLPEDPFQGYISEHGYASSTPVTDGERVFCFFGKAGVVAFDRDGKLLWQTLVGSESSIRRWGSGASLILYENLVIVNAAEESRSLRALDQSTGSEVWKVESEALELAYGTPGLVKLSESRTDLVMALPGEAWGIDPRTGEKRWHLDHDLTGTICPSVITNGQTIYIFGGFRSAGSLAIKIDPVDEAATPEILWTSRSSSYVATPVLFEDHLYWIDDRGQAFCINATTGDQIYRERVAEFEAGGRPVYASPVVAAGRIYVQCRWAGMLVLDARPEYELLARNQFNDDESDFNATPAIVNAQLFVRSNRSLYCIGKGQK